One segment of Aulosira sp. FACHB-615 DNA contains the following:
- a CDS encoding ribulose bisphosphate carboxylase small subunit produces MAVSSTAAPPTPWSRSLAEPEIHKTSFVHSFSNVIGDVRIGANVIVAPGTSIRADEGTPFYIGENTNIQDGVVIHGLEQGRVIGDDGNEYSVWIGKNASITHMALIHGPAYVGDSCFIGFRSTVFNARVGAGCIVMMHALIQDVEIPPGKYVPSGAIITSQQQADRLPDVQNQDQQFAHHVVGINQALRAGYLCAADNKCIAPIRDELAKSYTSSNGLTVLELERSSEVASNSLGAETVDQVRYLLEQGYKIGTEHVDQRRFRTGCWTSCQPIEPRSLNEALSALEGCLADHSGEYVRLFGIDPKGKRRVLETIIQRPDGVVQPTTSFKAPASTGSAGYNGNGHSSSAGIGSISAETVDQIRKLLAGGYKIGTEHVDERRFRTGSWASCKPIEATSADQVVAALEECIESHQGEYVRLIGIDPKAKRRVLESIIQRPNGPVAPSNGQKSYAATSSYGSATATATAPVSSNRLNAEVVDQLRQLLAGGYKISAEHVDQRRFRTGSWSSCGQIEARSERDAIAALEAYLSEYEGEYLRLIGIDPKAKRRVLETIIQRP; encoded by the coding sequence ATGGCAGTCAGCAGCACGGCGGCACCCCCAACCCCGTGGTCACGAAGTTTAGCTGAGCCAGAAATCCACAAAACCTCATTTGTCCACTCCTTCTCCAACGTGATTGGAGATGTACGGATTGGTGCAAATGTAATCGTCGCTCCAGGGACTTCGATTAGGGCGGATGAAGGTACACCTTTTTACATCGGTGAAAATACCAATATCCAAGATGGTGTAGTGATTCATGGGTTGGAGCAAGGCCGAGTCATCGGTGATGATGGCAATGAATACTCGGTGTGGATTGGGAAGAATGCTTCCATTACCCACATGGCTTTGATTCATGGCCCAGCGTATGTAGGGGATAGCTGCTTTATTGGCTTTCGCTCCACAGTATTTAATGCCAGAGTAGGCGCAGGTTGCATCGTGATGATGCACGCTTTAATACAAGATGTAGAAATTCCCCCAGGTAAATATGTACCGTCGGGAGCGATAATCACCAGCCAGCAGCAAGCTGACCGTCTGCCAGATGTGCAGAACCAAGACCAGCAATTTGCCCATCATGTCGTGGGAATTAATCAGGCACTGCGGGCTGGTTATCTTTGTGCTGCTGATAACAAATGTATTGCACCCATCCGGGATGAATTAGCTAAATCTTATACAAGTAGTAATGGTTTAACTGTTTTAGAGTTGGAAAGGAGTAGTGAAGTGGCGAGCAATAGCTTGGGTGCAGAAACAGTCGATCAAGTACGCTATCTACTGGAGCAAGGTTACAAAATTGGTACAGAACATGTAGATCAAAGACGGTTCCGTACAGGTTGTTGGACTAGCTGTCAGCCAATTGAACCCAGATCATTGAATGAAGCCTTATCAGCATTAGAAGGCTGTTTGGCAGACCATAGTGGTGAGTACGTGCGTTTATTTGGGATTGACCCCAAAGGTAAGCGTCGGGTGTTAGAAACTATTATTCAACGCCCAGATGGTGTAGTTCAACCAACTACCAGCTTTAAAGCTCCCGCAAGTACAGGTAGTGCTGGCTACAACGGCAATGGTCATAGTAGCAGTGCTGGAATTGGTTCCATCAGTGCGGAAACTGTAGACCAAATCCGCAAACTCTTGGCTGGTGGCTATAAAATTGGGACAGAACACGTAGATGAGCGTCGTTTTCGGACTGGCTCTTGGGCTAGTTGTAAGCCGATAGAAGCTACTTCAGCCGACCAAGTTGTAGCGGCCTTAGAAGAATGTATTGAAAGCCATCAAGGTGAATATGTGCGCTTGATTGGCATTGACCCGAAAGCTAAACGCCGGGTATTAGAAAGTATTATTCAAAGACCGAATGGCCCAGTTGCGCCCTCGAATGGCCAAAAATCTTACGCTGCTACCAGCAGTTATGGCTCGGCAACAGCAACAGCAACAGCGCCTGTCAGCAGCAACCGTTTGAATGCAGAAGTTGTAGACCAGTTACGGCAATTGCTGGCTGGCGGTTACAAAATTAGTGCTGAACACGTAGACCAAAGACGTTTTCGGACTGGTTCTTGGTCTAGCTGTGGCCAAATTGAGGCTAGATCAGAAAGAGATGCGATCGCAGCTTTAGAAGCATACCTGTCTGAATATGAAGGTGAATACCTGCGCTTGATTGGCATTGACCCCAAAGCCAAACGTCGTGTGTTAGAAACAATTATTCAACGTCCGTAG
- a CDS encoding carbon dioxide-concentrating mechanism protein CcmK, which yields MSIAVGMVETLGFPAVVEAADAMVKAARVTLVGYEKIGSGRVTVIVRGDVSEVQASVAAGVESVKRVNGGQVLSTHIIARPHENLEYVLPIRYTEDVEQFRENVNAIRPFGGRRP from the coding sequence ATGTCAATTGCAGTGGGAATGGTAGAAACACTTGGCTTTCCAGCAGTAGTAGAAGCTGCTGACGCGATGGTGAAAGCTGCCCGTGTAACCTTAGTAGGTTACGAAAAAATCGGTAGTGGTCGGGTAACAGTAATTGTGCGGGGTGATGTTTCCGAAGTCCAAGCTTCTGTAGCAGCAGGTGTGGAATCAGTGAAGCGAGTTAATGGCGGACAAGTGCTATCGACACACATCATTGCTCGTCCCCATGAAAACTTAGAATACGTCCTGCCAATTCGTTATACAGAAGACGTAGAGCAATTCCGGGAAAATGTTAACGCAATTCGACCTTTCGGCGGTAGAAGACCATAA
- a CDS encoding CO2 hydration protein encodes MVTIKNKPGSHPLAEYVERLQTGGALLPDSKENVLEVVGILKSYGVVLDAYSNNLIYIADHQFLVFFPFFKYFNDEFSVAKLLRHWWHDRINYEYAEYCMKAMMWHGGGGLDAYLDTKEFQERAKAVITAKFKNNPFVLGVNQLFPDFLTEQLRVSAYYSGLGQFWRVMADIFLTLSDRYDNGEITSIAQVVDHIKAGLVADALKPITYSVKIQDKAYDIIPKSVGLTFLGDTAVPYVEAVFFRGTPFHGTVSYNAQAYQISPDQGRFQYGALYADPLPIGGAGIPPTLLMQDMRHYLPEYLHAVYRRRPRGEDDLRVQICISFQKSMFCVTTAAILGLMPYPADTQEPSEQNANRIYLEKWMDRFTTSRLSDVNS; translated from the coding sequence ATGGTAACTATTAAAAATAAACCCGGCTCACATCCTTTAGCTGAGTATGTAGAAAGATTACAAACAGGTGGGGCATTATTGCCTGACAGCAAAGAAAATGTATTAGAAGTAGTTGGCATCCTCAAAAGTTATGGTGTGGTTTTAGATGCCTACTCTAACAATCTTATCTACATTGCTGACCATCAATTTTTAGTATTTTTCCCCTTTTTTAAATACTTTAATGACGAATTTTCTGTGGCAAAATTACTGCGTCACTGGTGGCACGATCGCATAAATTACGAATATGCCGAATATTGTATGAAAGCCATGATGTGGCATGGTGGCGGCGGCTTAGATGCTTACTTAGATACTAAAGAATTTCAAGAACGCGCCAAAGCAGTAATCACCGCTAAATTTAAAAATAATCCCTTTGTTTTAGGAGTAAACCAATTATTCCCTGACTTTTTAACGGAACAATTGCGAGTTTCGGCTTACTACAGTGGCTTGGGTCAATTTTGGCGCGTCATGGCTGATATTTTCCTCACCTTATCTGACCGCTACGACAACGGCGAAATTACATCAATTGCCCAAGTTGTAGACCACATTAAAGCAGGTTTGGTAGCCGATGCCCTCAAGCCAATCACATATTCTGTCAAAATTCAAGATAAAGCCTACGACATTATCCCTAAAAGTGTTGGTTTAACATTTTTAGGAGATACAGCCGTACCTTATGTTGAGGCTGTTTTCTTCCGGGGAACTCCATTTCACGGCACAGTTTCTTACAATGCCCAAGCTTATCAAATTTCCCCAGATCAAGGCCGATTCCAGTATGGTGCATTGTACGCTGATCCTTTACCGATTGGCGGTGCTGGTATTCCGCCTACCTTGCTAATGCAGGATATGCGCCATTATTTACCAGAATACTTGCACGCTGTTTATCGTCGTCGTCCGCGTGGGGAAGATGATTTACGAGTACAAATCTGTATTAGTTTCCAAAAGTCCATGTTTTGCGTCACTACCGCCGCAATTTTAGGATTGATGCCTTATCCTGCGGACACTCAAGAACCATCTGAACAAAATGCCAACCGAATTTACCTAGAAAAGTGGATGGATAGATTTACAACCTCACGCTTAAGTGATGTCAATAGTTAA
- a CDS encoding NAD(P)H-quinone oxidoreductase subunit F codes for MNQFLFSTSWCVPLYSLIGALLTLPWAMGVIRRTGPRPAAYINLLTTVLGFAHSLFVFKDVWDREPENLLVSWFQAADLNLSFALELSPVSIGATVLITGLSLLAQIYALGYLEKDWSLARFFGLLGFFEAALSGLAVSDSLFLSYALLEVLTLSTYLLVGFWYAQPLVVTAARDAFLTKRVGDLLLLMSVVTLSSWAGSLNFSDLYEWAQTAELSPVASTLLGLGLIAGPAGKCAQFPLHLWLDEAMEGPNPASVMRNSLVVAGGAYLLYKLQPILALSPVALNALIVMGSVTAVGATLVSLAQIDIKRSLSHSTSAYMGLVFLAVGMQQGGVALMLLLTHAIAKALLFMSSGSVIYTTNTQDLTEMGGLWSRMPATTTAFVVGAAGMITLLPLGSFWAMLSWADGLVAISPWVIAILVIVNGFTALNLTRVFRLIFWGKPQQKTRRTPEVGWQMALPMVTLTIMTLLLPLMLQQWYLLPSRESINWYVVSTLLVSTVVGVGIGSTMYLHKAWSRSRILVWRFLQDLLGYDFYIDRIYRVTVVGAVAFLSRISAWSDRYLVDGLVNFVGIFTIFGGQSLRYSISGQSQGYMFTILVVISILGFFISWSLGLLNNLHF; via the coding sequence ATGAATCAGTTTCTATTTTCAACAAGTTGGTGTGTGCCTTTGTATAGCTTGATAGGCGCACTTTTAACTTTGCCCTGGGCGATGGGAGTCATTAGAAGGACAGGCCCTAGACCAGCAGCTTATATCAACTTGTTGACTACTGTTTTGGGTTTTGCCCATAGCTTGTTTGTCTTTAAAGATGTTTGGGACAGAGAACCAGAGAATTTACTGGTTAGTTGGTTTCAAGCGGCAGATTTAAACTTATCCTTTGCATTAGAACTATCGCCTGTGAGTATTGGGGCGACTGTTTTAATCACTGGCTTAAGTTTGTTGGCACAAATTTACGCTTTGGGCTATCTAGAAAAAGATTGGTCTTTAGCACGCTTTTTTGGGCTACTGGGATTTTTTGAAGCGGCATTAAGTGGTTTAGCTGTTAGTGACTCTTTATTTCTCAGTTATGCTTTGCTCGAAGTCCTGACCCTATCTACATACCTGCTGGTGGGTTTTTGGTACGCACAACCTTTGGTGGTGACAGCAGCGCGGGATGCTTTCTTAACTAAGCGGGTGGGCGACTTGTTGTTGCTGATGTCTGTGGTGACGCTTTCGAGTTGGGCTGGCAGTTTGAATTTTTCGGATTTGTATGAGTGGGCGCAAACCGCAGAATTAAGCCCAGTGGCCTCTACATTACTAGGTTTAGGATTAATTGCGGGGCCAGCAGGTAAATGCGCTCAGTTTCCTTTGCATTTATGGTTAGATGAAGCGATGGAAGGGCCAAACCCAGCTTCGGTGATGCGAAATTCGCTGGTAGTCGCTGGTGGTGCTTATCTACTCTACAAACTGCAACCAATTTTGGCTTTATCACCAGTGGCGTTGAATGCGCTGATAGTCATGGGTTCAGTGACGGCAGTAGGGGCCACTTTGGTGTCTTTGGCTCAAATTGATATTAAGCGATCGCTCTCCCACTCCACTAGTGCATACATGGGACTGGTGTTTTTGGCGGTAGGGATGCAGCAAGGAGGCGTAGCTTTAATGCTGCTGTTGACCCATGCGATCGCCAAAGCATTATTATTTATGAGTTCGGGTTCGGTAATTTATACCACCAATACCCAAGATTTAACTGAAATGGGCGGTTTATGGTCGCGGATGCCAGCTACCACTACCGCCTTTGTTGTGGGTGCGGCTGGGATGATTACATTACTGCCACTGGGAAGCTTTTGGGCAATGTTGTCCTGGGCTGATGGTTTGGTGGCTATTAGCCCTTGGGTAATTGCCATTTTAGTCATTGTAAATGGTTTCACAGCCTTAAACTTGACGCGGGTATTTCGCTTAATCTTTTGGGGTAAACCACAGCAAAAAACTCGCCGTACACCGGAAGTCGGCTGGCAGATGGCATTGCCAATGGTAACGCTGACCATCATGACCTTACTACTACCCCTGATGCTTCAGCAATGGTACTTACTGCCCAGCCGGGAAAGTATTAATTGGTATGTAGTATCAACATTGCTGGTTTCGACTGTAGTTGGAGTAGGTATTGGTTCAACAATGTACCTGCATAAAGCTTGGTCAAGATCCAGAATTTTGGTATGGCGATTCTTACAAGACTTGTTGGGTTACGATTTTTACATAGACAGGATCTATCGGGTGACAGTAGTTGGGGCAGTCGCCTTTTTATCTAGGATATCGGCTTGGAGCGATCGCTATCTTGTTGATGGCTTAGTAAACTTTGTGGGTATTTTCACCATTTTTGGTGGGCAAAGTTTAAGGTACAGCATTTCTGGCCAATCTCAAGGCTATATGTTCACCATCCTGGTTGTGATCAGCATTTTGGGTTTCTTCATCAGTTGGTCATTAGGACTGCTGAACAACTTGCATTTTTAA
- a CDS encoding sodium-dependent bicarbonate transport family permease: protein MDVSLIVSNILNPPVLAFFLGILAVLVKTDLEIPAPIPKLLSLYLLFAIGFKGGVELVKSGITQSVILTLLAAMLMACVVPVYTFFILRIKLDTYNSAAIAATYGSISAVTFITASSFLTQLGISFDGFMVAALALMESPAIVVGLILVKVFTVDESDREFNWSEVLQEAFLNSSVFLLVGSLFMGILTGEHGWQTLKPFTQDMFYGVLTFFLLDMGLLAARRIKDLQKTGFFLILFAILVPIFNAGIALLIAKVIGMSQGDSLLFSVLCASASYIAVPAAMRLTVPEANPSLYVSTALAVTFPFNIIVGIPLYLYGINLFWR, encoded by the coding sequence ATGGATGTCAGCTTGATTGTATCCAACATCTTAAATCCACCTGTGTTAGCTTTCTTTTTAGGTATTTTGGCAGTATTAGTTAAAACAGATTTAGAAATTCCCGCACCAATACCGAAATTATTATCGTTGTATTTGTTATTTGCCATTGGGTTCAAAGGTGGAGTGGAACTGGTTAAAAGTGGAATTACTCAATCAGTTATCCTGACGCTTTTAGCCGCGATGTTAATGGCTTGTGTTGTTCCTGTTTACACATTTTTTATTCTGAGAATTAAGCTTGATACTTATAATTCAGCTGCGATCGCAGCTACTTATGGCTCAATTAGTGCTGTGACTTTTATTACTGCCAGTTCTTTTTTGACGCAACTGGGAATAAGTTTTGATGGGTTTATGGTTGCAGCTTTGGCATTAATGGAATCACCAGCCATTGTTGTAGGGTTAATATTAGTTAAGGTTTTTACAGTTGATGAAAGCGATCGCGAATTTAATTGGTCAGAAGTATTACAAGAAGCTTTTCTCAACAGTTCGGTCTTTTTGTTAGTTGGTAGCTTATTCATGGGTATTCTCACCGGAGAACATGGTTGGCAAACCTTAAAACCCTTTACCCAAGATATGTTTTATGGCGTGCTGACGTTCTTTTTATTGGATATGGGACTTTTAGCTGCCAGAAGAATAAAAGATTTGCAAAAAACTGGGTTTTTCCTGATTTTGTTTGCGATACTAGTACCAATTTTCAATGCTGGCATAGCTTTATTAATTGCGAAAGTTATTGGAATGTCCCAAGGAGATAGCTTGTTATTCTCTGTGCTGTGTGCCAGTGCATCCTACATTGCTGTACCAGCAGCTATGCGCCTCACCGTTCCAGAAGCGAATCCAAGTTTGTATGTTTCAACGGCGTTAGCTGTGACTTTTCCTTTTAATATCATTGTCGGCATCCCGCTCTATTTATACGGCATTAATCTATTTTGGAGGTAA
- a CDS encoding P-II family nitrogen regulator, with protein sequence MQPVKRIEIFANYVELGKILESLEKAGVKGHSVIKDVAGKGTRGTITNDLAMTMLDNVYIIAFFPPEKLSLVESNVRQTLNKFGGVCFISDAIEIETTRCVG encoded by the coding sequence ATGCAGCCTGTAAAACGGATAGAAATCTTTGCCAATTATGTTGAACTCGGTAAAATTTTAGAATCTTTAGAAAAGGCAGGCGTAAAGGGGCATTCAGTTATCAAAGATGTAGCCGGCAAAGGTACAAGAGGCACCATCACCAATGATTTAGCAATGACAATGCTAGACAATGTTTATATCATTGCCTTTTTTCCACCAGAAAAATTGTCTTTGGTAGAGTCAAATGTCCGACAAACTCTAAATAAGTTTGGCGGAGTTTGCTTTATTTCTGATGCAATTGAAATTGAGACTACTAGATGTGTGGGGTGA
- a CDS encoding BMC domain-containing protein — protein sequence MDTYNQQSLSTVRAASRRRDRDNLKDTALGLVSTLSFPAIVGTADMMLKSAGVHLVGYEKIGSGHCTAIVRGGIADVRLAVESGVQTAEQFGQLVSSLVIPRPFPNLDVVLPITNRLSKYMEEGSYSRLSNLAIGLVETRGFPAMVGACDAMLKSADVQLAAYEKIGAGLCTAIIRGSVANVAVAVEAGMYEAERIGELNAVMVIPRPLDELEQTLPVASCWIEERQPIQMPVNIKEQVAELEVLQLPDLAKLPTKITEELWKDE from the coding sequence ATGGACACATATAATCAACAGTCCCTTAGTACTGTTCGGGCAGCATCACGTCGACGAGATAGAGATAACCTCAAGGATACTGCCTTGGGCTTGGTATCTACCCTCAGCTTTCCAGCCATAGTTGGCACGGCTGATATGATGTTAAAATCTGCTGGGGTTCACCTAGTGGGATATGAAAAAATTGGCAGTGGTCACTGTACAGCAATTGTACGGGGTGGTATTGCTGATGTCCGCCTGGCAGTAGAATCAGGTGTACAAACTGCTGAACAGTTTGGTCAGTTGGTTTCTAGTTTGGTAATTCCTCGCCCGTTTCCCAATCTAGATGTAGTATTGCCGATTACAAATAGATTAAGTAAATACATGGAGGAAGGAAGCTACAGTCGTTTGAGTAATTTAGCGATTGGATTAGTGGAAACGCGGGGTTTTCCGGCGATGGTAGGAGCTTGCGATGCCATGTTGAAATCGGCTGATGTGCAGTTGGCAGCGTATGAAAAAATCGGTGCGGGTTTGTGTACAGCTATTATTCGTGGTTCTGTGGCTAATGTCGCAGTCGCAGTGGAAGCGGGAATGTACGAGGCAGAACGGATTGGGGAATTGAATGCAGTGATGGTGATTCCGAGGCCTTTGGATGAGTTGGAACAAACTTTACCTGTGGCAAGTTGTTGGATAGAAGAACGCCAACCCATCCAGATGCCAGTGAATATTAAGGAGCAAGTTGCTGAGTTAGAGGTACTTCAGTTGCCTGATTTAGCCAAGTTACCCACAAAAATTACTGAAGAATTATGGAAGGATGAATGA
- a CDS encoding NADH-quinone oxidoreductase subunit M: MLSALIVLPLLGAIIIGFWPAVLDGKLARVMAFVCAGTTFLWSVFLAIQFNPGEISQQFSEFIPWVDAIGLSYNLGIDGLSLPLLVLNGLLTCIAISSSDSSQQRPRLYYSLILLLSTGVTGAFLAQDLLLFFLFYELELIPLYLLIAIWGGAKRGYAATKFLIYTAISGILILASFLGMVWLSGGSNFALANLNAASLPLATQILLLVGLLVGFGIKIPLVPFHTWLPDAHVEASTPISVLLAGVLLKLGTYGLLRFGMNLLPDAWSYVAPWLATWAVVSVLYGASCAIAQTDMKKMVAYSSIGHMGYVLLAAAASTPLSVLGAVMQMISHGLISALLFLLVGVIYKKAGSRDLDVIRGLLNPERGMPVIGSLMVLGVMASAGIPGMVGFISEFVIFRGSFTVFPVQTLISMLGTGLTAVYFLILMNKAFFGRLSAQVDNLPRVYWSDRLPSVVLAVIIVIFGIQPAWLSRWSEPTITAMMNVDQVVATVSVEKLK, from the coding sequence ATGCTGAGTGCATTAATTGTGCTGCCATTGTTAGGCGCAATCATCATTGGTTTTTGGCCTGCTGTTCTGGATGGCAAACTTGCCCGTGTTATGGCGTTTGTCTGTGCTGGTACTACCTTTTTGTGGTCAGTTTTTCTCGCCATTCAATTCAACCCAGGAGAAATTAGTCAACAGTTTAGTGAGTTTATTCCTTGGGTAGATGCCATCGGGTTAAGTTACAACCTTGGAATTGATGGTTTATCTTTGCCGCTACTGGTGTTAAATGGACTGTTGACTTGTATTGCTATCTCTAGCAGCGATAGTTCCCAGCAACGTCCCCGACTGTATTACTCGCTCATATTACTGTTAAGCACAGGGGTAACAGGTGCTTTTTTGGCACAGGATTTACTGTTATTCTTCCTATTTTATGAACTGGAACTGATTCCCCTGTATCTGCTAATTGCTATTTGGGGTGGTGCGAAAAGAGGTTACGCCGCCACCAAGTTTTTAATTTACACAGCCATATCTGGGATTTTGATTTTGGCAAGTTTCCTGGGTATGGTTTGGCTGAGTGGTGGTTCCAATTTTGCCTTAGCTAACTTGAATGCAGCATCTTTACCACTAGCCACACAAATCTTATTGCTAGTAGGGCTTTTGGTCGGTTTTGGGATTAAGATACCACTGGTTCCCTTCCACACTTGGTTGCCTGATGCCCACGTTGAAGCCTCTACACCCATTTCTGTATTGTTAGCTGGAGTGCTGTTGAAATTGGGGACTTACGGCTTACTGCGGTTTGGGATGAACTTGTTACCCGATGCTTGGAGTTATGTCGCGCCTTGGTTAGCAACTTGGGCAGTCGTAAGTGTGCTTTATGGTGCATCTTGCGCGATCGCCCAAACGGACATGAAAAAAATGGTAGCCTATAGTTCAATTGGACACATGGGTTATGTATTGTTAGCGGCGGCGGCTTCTACACCTCTGAGTGTCTTGGGTGCTGTGATGCAAATGATTAGCCACGGTTTGATTTCTGCCCTGCTGTTTTTGTTGGTTGGCGTAATATACAAAAAAGCAGGTAGCCGTGATTTAGACGTGATTCGCGGCTTATTAAATCCTGAACGCGGAATGCCGGTGATTGGTAGTTTGATGGTTTTGGGAGTGATGGCCAGTGCAGGTATCCCTGGGATGGTCGGATTTATTTCAGAATTTGTGATTTTCCGGGGCAGTTTTACTGTTTTCCCAGTGCAAACCTTAATATCGATGCTGGGAACTGGTTTGACGGCGGTTTACTTCTTAATTCTGATGAACAAGGCATTCTTTGGACGCTTGTCTGCACAGGTAGATAATTTACCACGAGTTTACTGGAGCGATCGCCTGCCATCTGTCGTGTTAGCTGTAATCATTGTGATTTTTGGTATTCAACCTGCTTGGTTATCTCGCTGGAGTGAACCCACAATTACCGCCATGATGAATGTAGATCAGGTAGTGGCAACAGTCTCGGTAGAAAAATTAAAGTAA
- a CDS encoding transferase has protein sequence MSVPLLRLHNNFDPYISGEVIIHPSAVLAPGVILQAATNGKIIIGPGVCIGMGSILQVNEGTLEIEAGANLGAGFLMVGIGKIGTNACIGAATTVFNCSVAPGTVIPPSSVLGDTSRQISLAEVPAPPISDAAVPDTQQQPPEDNNLGETEAKPISISSTNLSASAFLELTHQSISIPQPSPTPSAQPPPNQNDETTASSSEVSAENSESPDIFGTQIYGQGSIHRLLTTLFPHRQSLNNPKSDEPPE, from the coding sequence ATGTCTGTGCCGCTACTGCGCCTCCACAATAACTTTGACCCTTATATTAGTGGCGAGGTGATCATTCATCCCAGTGCAGTATTAGCACCTGGTGTCATACTCCAAGCGGCTACCAACGGCAAAATCATTATTGGCCCTGGTGTTTGTATTGGTATGGGGTCAATTCTCCAAGTCAATGAAGGAACCCTGGAAATAGAAGCAGGGGCTAACCTAGGAGCCGGCTTTTTGATGGTAGGAATCGGCAAAATTGGTACAAATGCTTGTATTGGTGCAGCCACAACAGTTTTTAACTGTTCTGTCGCACCAGGAACAGTCATACCACCAAGCTCAGTGTTAGGAGATACTAGTCGTCAGATTAGTCTTGCCGAAGTGCCAGCACCACCCATCAGTGATGCTGCTGTTCCTGATACTCAACAGCAACCACCAGAAGACAATAATTTAGGAGAAACTGAGGCCAAACCGATTTCTATTTCCTCTACTAATCTCTCCGCTTCTGCTTTCTTGGAGTTAACGCACCAGTCGATTTCGATTCCTCAACCTTCGCCCACACCTTCTGCCCAACCACCTCCGAACCAAAACGATGAAACTACTGCTAGTTCATCAGAAGTAAGTGCGGAAAATTCTGAGTCTCCAGATATATTTGGCACTCAAATTTATGGGCAAGGAAGTATTCACAGGCTATTAACAACATTGTTTCCCCATAGGCAATCCTTGAACAATCCTAAGTCTGACGAACCGCCTGAATAA
- a CDS encoding carbon dioxide-concentrating mechanism protein CcmK, producing MPIAVGMIETKGFPAVVEAADAMVKAARVTLVGYEKIGSARVTVIVRGDVSEVQASVAAGIEAARRVNGGEVVSTHIIARPHENLEYVLPIRYTEAVEQFRT from the coding sequence ATGCCAATTGCAGTTGGAATGATTGAGACAAAGGGCTTTCCAGCAGTAGTAGAAGCTGCTGATGCGATGGTTAAAGCCGCCCGTGTAACATTGGTAGGGTATGAAAAAATTGGTAGCGCCCGTGTCACCGTCATTGTGCGGGGTGATGTTTCGGAAGTGCAAGCCTCAGTTGCAGCTGGAATTGAAGCAGCCAGAAGAGTAAATGGTGGTGAAGTGGTTTCCACCCACATCATTGCTCGTCCCCACGAAAACTTGGAATATGTTTTGCCGATTCGTTACACAGAAGCAGTGGAACAGTTTCGCACTTAA
- a CDS encoding EutN/CcmL family microcompartment protein, whose product MQIAKVRGTVVSTQKDPSLRGVKLLMLQLVDEEGNTLPKYEVAADTVGAGVDEWVLVSRGSAARQILGNEQRPLDAAVVAIIDTIHVQDRLIYSKKDQYR is encoded by the coding sequence ATGCAAATTGCCAAAGTACGTGGCACAGTAGTTAGCACTCAAAAAGATCCAAGTCTTCGCGGTGTCAAACTACTGATGTTGCAGTTAGTGGATGAAGAAGGAAATACCTTACCAAAGTACGAGGTAGCAGCAGATACCGTAGGCGCAGGAGTAGATGAGTGGGTGCTAGTCAGCCGTGGCAGCGCCGCTCGTCAAATTCTTGGCAACGAACAACGCCCTTTGGATGCAGCAGTGGTGGCGATAATTGATACTATTCATGTTCAAGATCGCCTGATTTACAGTAAAAAAGACCAATATAGATAG